The window CGCTATGAAAAAGCGTATACTCATTTCTTCGAGCTCGCCGACAGCGAAGCCGCCGCTGCTGCAGAGCGGCAGTAAAACAGATGGTTATGCTTGTGATAAAAACAAAAACCGCACTCATTGTGCCGTGTTGAAGATTATGGGACTGTACGACAGAGATTATATGAGAGCGCCGCAAACACGGCCGGCACCATCACGTAAGCCGTCATTCTGGCAGCGGCTGCGGTTCCGCCTCTGGCTTTTTTGCCGGCGCCGGTAAAATTTTACCGGCGCAGATTTTATTCAGGAATAAAGAGTTTTTGTCCGACGGAAAGGACGTTTGGATTTTTAATTTTGTTCGCGTCGATAATGGCTTGAGTGGTGACGGTGTATGCTTTGGCAATGGTTGACAGTGTTTCACCGGGGCGGACAATGTGTTCATAGCCGTACGCACTGGTTTTTCCGGGACTTGATGACGGTGCGGGCTGTGCGGTTTTTAACTGACGCTCCAGTTCGCCGGTGACATTGGCAATGATCTGGCGTTTATCGGCTTCACTTTTCTGTTCAATCGCGGCGCAGCGCGCGTCGAACTGCATGCGAATCGCATCGATGTCCTGCCGCATCTGACTGATTTCGAATTCGAGATTTTCCATCCGCCCGTTCAGCCGGTTCATATTGGCCTGGGCAATCCGCCGTTCTTCGGTTTGCGCGGCATAATTAGATCGAGACTGCGGTGTTTGAAGGG is drawn from Kiritimatiellales bacterium and contains these coding sequences:
- a CDS encoding LysM peptidoglycan-binding domain-containing protein; this encodes MKKQILLIPAVLLISSCQTLQTPQSRSNYAAQTEERRIAQANMNRLNGRMENLEFEISQMRQDIDAIRMQFDARCAAIEQKSEADKRQIIANVTGELERQLKTAQPAPSSSPGKTSAYGYEHIVRPGETLSTIAKAYTVTTQAIIDANKIKNPNVLSVGQKLFIPE